In one Janibacter cremeus genomic region, the following are encoded:
- a CDS encoding class I SAM-dependent methyltransferase, whose product MVPETSQWMRKVAEDPNHSTWYIERFRAMAARGDDLHGEARLVDTMAPRGARVLDAGCGPGRVGGRLHELGHEVTGADVDPALITAAKEDHPGPEWLVSDLAVLDVRGVGGERRLFDVIVSAGNVMTFLAPSTRGDVLAGFAEHLAEDGRVVIGFGAGRGYDFADFRADAAEAGLTEQVLLGGWALEPFAEDGDYIVAILGH is encoded by the coding sequence ATGGTGCCTGAGACGAGCCAGTGGATGCGCAAGGTCGCAGAGGATCCGAACCACTCGACGTGGTACATCGAGCGCTTCCGGGCGATGGCCGCCCGCGGGGACGACCTGCACGGCGAGGCCCGCCTCGTCGACACGATGGCCCCGCGTGGTGCGCGCGTCCTCGATGCCGGCTGCGGCCCCGGCCGGGTCGGTGGCCGACTCCACGAGCTGGGCCACGAGGTCACCGGCGCCGACGTCGACCCCGCCCTCATCACCGCGGCGAAGGAGGACCACCCCGGTCCCGAGTGGCTGGTCAGTGACCTCGCTGTCCTCGACGTGCGAGGCGTTGGGGGTGAGCGCCGGCTCTTCGACGTGATCGTCTCGGCCGGCAATGTCATGACCTTCCTCGCGCCGAGCACCCGCGGGGACGTCCTCGCCGGCTTCGCCGAGCACCTGGCCGAGGACGGGCGCGTGGTCATCGGGTTCGGCGCGGGGCGCGGCTACGACTTCGCGGACTTCCGGGCCGACGCGGCCGAGGCGGGACTCACCGAGCAGGTCCTCCTCGGTGGGTGGGCTCTCGAGCCCTTCGCCGAGGACGGCGACTACATCGTGGCGATCCTGGGCCACTGA
- the ric gene encoding iron-sulfur cluster repair di-iron protein, translating into MAVATTATLGDLVAEDPRRSRVLEQLGLDYCCNGQRPLEEAARTAGLDLADISARLDLPGEPPAVVAGDLEMAALAHDIVDTHHAYTWEEMPRLQALVDKVAGVHRERHPELAVVKELYGRVVAELEPHMTREERVIFPAISRLEKTQAPVRLSSGDFSDALRELIAEHDVVGDLLSRIHELTDGHTPPQDACNSYRAMLTGLAELEHDVHEHVHKENNLLFPRVLEMHERLRGA; encoded by the coding sequence ATGGCCGTCGCCACCACCGCAACCCTCGGTGACCTGGTCGCCGAGGACCCCCGCCGCAGCCGCGTGCTCGAGCAGCTCGGCCTCGACTACTGCTGCAACGGGCAGCGCCCGCTCGAGGAGGCCGCCCGCACGGCCGGCCTCGACCTCGCCGACATCAGCGCGCGCCTGGACCTGCCCGGCGAGCCGCCGGCCGTCGTCGCCGGTGACCTCGAGATGGCCGCGCTCGCCCACGACATCGTCGACACGCACCACGCCTACACCTGGGAGGAGATGCCGCGGCTGCAGGCGCTCGTCGACAAGGTCGCCGGGGTGCACAGGGAGCGCCACCCGGAGCTCGCCGTGGTCAAGGAGCTCTACGGCCGCGTGGTCGCCGAGCTCGAGCCGCACATGACGCGCGAGGAGCGGGTGATCTTCCCGGCCATCAGCCGCCTGGAGAAGACGCAGGCCCCCGTCCGACTCTCCTCCGGCGACTTCTCCGATGCGCTGCGCGAGCTCATCGCGGAGCACGACGTCGTCGGCGACCTGCTCTCCCGGATCCACGAGCTGACGGATGGCCACACCCCACCGCAGGACGCCTGCAACTCCTACCGCGCGATGCTCACCGGCCTGGCCGAGCTGGAGCACGACGTGCACGAGCACGTCCACAAGGAGAACAACCTGCTCTTCCCCCGGGTCCTGGAGATGCACGAACGACTCCGTGGGGCGTGA
- a CDS encoding NRAMP family divalent metal transporter, with protein sequence MKKVLGLLLGFLTAIGGFVDIGDIVTAGVVGSRFGMSLAWVIVLGTISICVFAEMSGRVSAVCGRPTFDLVRERFGPRVGLVNLLASMGVTLLTFCAEIGGIALALQLATSVNTYLWIPVVAALLWIVFWRVKFSALEDTFGLGGLALVVFAVAVWQLSPDWSQMWQQASRAEMPLPEGVPTYWYYAVAMFGATMTPYEVFFFSSGGVEEKWTKKHLPTMRLNVLLGFPIGAVLSLSIMAGATAVLLPRSIQVGDLSQIVLPVAESTGKLGIVFAILGIFAATFGAACETGLSVGYSICQYFGWQWGKFEQPLHAARFHTILLFICIFGAGLLLTTVDPVMLTEYSVVFSALALPLTYVPILIVANDRTYMGESVNGRLANVLGSAVLVPVMLASAASIPLMILTKMGQ encoded by the coding sequence ATGAAGAAGGTCCTCGGTCTCCTCCTCGGCTTCCTCACCGCCATCGGCGGCTTCGTCGACATCGGTGACATCGTCACCGCCGGGGTCGTCGGCTCCCGCTTCGGCATGTCGTTGGCCTGGGTCATCGTCCTGGGCACCATCTCCATCTGCGTCTTCGCCGAGATGAGCGGACGGGTCTCCGCAGTGTGCGGGCGACCCACCTTCGACCTCGTCCGGGAGCGCTTCGGTCCCCGCGTGGGGCTGGTCAACCTGCTCGCGTCGATGGGCGTGACGCTGCTGACCTTCTGCGCGGAGATCGGTGGCATCGCCCTCGCCCTGCAGCTGGCCACGAGCGTCAACACGTACCTGTGGATCCCGGTCGTGGCCGCGCTGCTGTGGATCGTGTTCTGGCGGGTGAAGTTCTCCGCGCTCGAGGACACCTTCGGTCTGGGTGGCTTGGCGCTGGTCGTCTTCGCGGTCGCGGTCTGGCAGCTCTCCCCCGACTGGTCGCAGATGTGGCAGCAGGCCAGCCGGGCCGAGATGCCCCTGCCCGAGGGGGTCCCCACCTACTGGTACTACGCGGTCGCGATGTTCGGGGCGACGATGACGCCCTACGAGGTGTTCTTCTTCTCCTCCGGCGGCGTCGAGGAGAAGTGGACGAAGAAGCACCTGCCGACGATGCGCCTCAACGTCCTGCTCGGATTCCCGATCGGAGCGGTGCTGTCGTTGTCGATCATGGCCGGGGCGACCGCGGTCCTGCTCCCCCGCTCGATCCAGGTGGGCGACCTGAGCCAGATCGTGCTCCCGGTCGCGGAGTCGACGGGCAAGCTCGGCATCGTCTTCGCCATCCTCGGCATCTTCGCCGCCACCTTCGGCGCCGCCTGCGAGACGGGGCTGTCGGTCGGCTACAGCATCTGCCAGTACTTCGGCTGGCAGTGGGGCAAGTTCGAGCAGCCGCTGCACGCCGCCCGCTTCCACACCATCCTGCTCTTCATCTGCATCTTCGGCGCCGGTCTGCTGCTGACGACGGTCGACCCGGTGATGCTCACGGAGTACTCGGTCGTCTTCAGCGCCCTCGCGCTGCCGCTGACGTACGTGCCGATCCTCATCGTCGCCAACGACCGCACCTACATGGGCGAGAGCGTCAACGGACGCTTGGCCAACGTGCTGGGCAGCGCCGTGCTCGTCCCCGTCATGCTGGCCTCGGCCGCGTCGATCCCCCTGATGATCCTGACGAAGATGGGGCAGTGA
- a CDS encoding sodium:solute symporter family protein, with translation MPTEPPLGIVTIILLLLLFYGLTMYMSVKISRGKENADDYMTAGHGIGFGISAASMTATWIWASSMYASATSGYLYGISGPIHYGLWGALMILFIYPFGKRIRAVAPRAHTLAQVMAVRHGRSSQLMLAGSNVLGSVISLMSNFIAGGALIAMLSPLNFIQGVFAIAGGVLLYTIWSGFRASVLTDFAQVVAMLGAVVVLVPTLFFLLGGTDLLREGAANLTPQQSNFFSSEAFLLQGAPYIAAVLAYAIGNQTIAQRLFAVREDLIKPTFITATIGYGATVIGVGMLGVLALYAGVQPAGGDPNNLLPQLAASHLATPLIVIFFVMIIGSLSSTADSDLAALSSIVMTDVYGVSVRRSGRTVSPRTMLLIGRLTMVLATAAAVAFAALELSILDLLVFVGALWGCLVFPVIASFYWTKVTNSAFTVSVLLALAAFLPVRFGWLPRTTGTDLVVELLGVVGIGVVIGLMLFGFFGPRVGLAGGTIAALVLAPFAIGLIADYAALSGSLVAYAVSTLVCAAMTLASRGEPFDFDVIARKTGDFDPEDDALESTNRPVVDPDDEPATV, from the coding sequence ATGCCTACCGAGCCCCCATTGGGAATCGTGACCATCATCCTGCTCCTGCTCCTCTTCTACGGACTGACGATGTACATGTCCGTCAAGATCAGCCGGGGCAAGGAGAACGCCGACGACTACATGACCGCGGGTCACGGCATCGGATTCGGCATCTCCGCCGCCTCCATGACGGCCACCTGGATCTGGGCGTCCTCGATGTACGCCTCCGCCACCTCCGGGTACCTCTACGGGATCTCCGGGCCGATCCACTACGGCCTGTGGGGTGCGCTGATGATCCTGTTCATCTACCCCTTCGGCAAGCGGATCCGCGCCGTCGCGCCGCGAGCGCACACGCTCGCCCAGGTGATGGCCGTGCGCCACGGCCGCTCGAGCCAGCTGATGCTCGCCGGGTCCAACGTCCTCGGGAGCGTCATCTCCCTGATGTCGAACTTCATCGCCGGTGGCGCGCTCATCGCGATGCTGTCGCCGCTGAACTTCATCCAGGGCGTCTTCGCGATCGCCGGTGGCGTGCTCCTCTACACGATCTGGTCCGGGTTCCGCGCCTCGGTGCTGACCGACTTCGCCCAGGTCGTCGCCATGCTCGGTGCCGTCGTCGTCCTCGTGCCGACCTTGTTCTTCCTCCTCGGTGGGACGGACCTGCTGCGTGAGGGTGCCGCCAACCTCACCCCGCAGCAGTCCAACTTCTTCTCCTCGGAGGCCTTCCTCTTGCAGGGCGCCCCGTACATCGCGGCCGTCCTCGCCTACGCCATCGGCAACCAGACGATCGCCCAGCGACTCTTCGCCGTGCGCGAGGACCTGATCAAGCCGACCTTCATCACCGCGACCATCGGCTACGGCGCCACCGTCATCGGCGTCGGCATGCTCGGCGTCCTCGCCCTCTACGCCGGTGTCCAGCCGGCGGGAGGCGACCCGAACAACCTGCTGCCGCAGCTGGCTGCCAGCCACCTCGCGACCCCGCTCATCGTCATCTTCTTCGTGATGATCATCGGCTCGCTCTCCTCGACGGCCGACTCGGACCTGGCCGCTCTCTCCTCGATCGTCATGACCGACGTCTACGGCGTGAGCGTGCGTCGCAGCGGGCGGACCGTCAGCCCGCGCACGATGCTGCTCATCGGCCGGCTGACGATGGTCCTGGCGACGGCGGCAGCGGTCGCGTTCGCGGCTCTGGAGCTGAGCATCCTCGACCTGCTCGTCTTCGTGGGCGCGCTCTGGGGCTGCCTGGTCTTCCCCGTCATCGCGTCCTTCTACTGGACGAAGGTCACCAACTCGGCCTTCACCGTCTCGGTGCTCCTCGCCCTCGCCGCGTTCCTCCCGGTCCGCTTCGGCTGGCTGCCGCGCACCACCGGCACGGACCTGGTCGTCGAGCTGCTCGGTGTCGTCGGGATCGGCGTGGTCATCGGACTGATGCTCTTCGGGTTCTTCGGACCGAGGGTCGGCCTCGCCGGGGGCACGATCGCCGCCCTGGTCCTCGCCCCCTTCGCCATCGGCCTCATCGCCGACTACGCCGCGCTGTCCGGCTCGCTGGTGGCCTACGCGGTCTCGACCCTCGTCTGCGCCGCGATGACGCTCGCCTCCCGCGGCGAGCCCTTCGACTTCGACGTCATCGCCCGCAAGACGGGCGACTTCGACCCGGAGGACGATGCCCTCGAGTCCACAAACCGCCCCGTCGTCGACCCCGACGACGAGCCCGCGACCGTCTGA
- a CDS encoding RrF2 family transcriptional regulator: MRLEVTRRAELAVQAIAALSPRDARLKAPELGEALDATPGFVAQVVGPLVKAGWVRSTPGPTGGYSLTDSAAHASVLDVIEAVDGPTANGRCVAEDRACGHGRTCALHEAWTRARTTLTTTLAATPAVDVHRRGTS; encoded by the coding sequence ATGAGACTAGAGGTCACGCGCCGGGCCGAGCTGGCCGTGCAGGCGATCGCGGCCCTGTCGCCGAGGGATGCCCGACTCAAGGCCCCCGAGCTGGGCGAGGCGCTGGACGCCACCCCCGGCTTCGTCGCCCAGGTGGTGGGCCCACTCGTCAAGGCCGGCTGGGTCCGCTCCACCCCCGGCCCGACCGGCGGGTACTCCCTCACCGACTCCGCGGCACACGCCAGCGTGCTCGACGTCATCGAGGCGGTCGACGGACCGACCGCCAACGGACGCTGCGTCGCCGAGGACCGAGCCTGCGGCCACGGGCGCACCTGCGCCCTGCACGAGGCGTGGACCCGCGCCCGCACCACACTCACCACCACGCTGGCCGCCACCCCGGCGGTCGACGTCCACCGCAGGGGCACATCGTGA
- a CDS encoding 2'-5' RNA ligase family protein codes for MTGHTVLQLPVPPLEAWVRERTRSYDAGFVSADPRFGHAHVTALAPFAPAPSASDLAEVGRIAAASAPMTIRLADLGQFPNGIIHLRPEPDGPLRDLTEALVAAFPDFPPYEGRFGPRVDPHLTLDAASATVSLESTRALLGDVVPATCTLTQLQLAWWESGRCRVLHEWPLGRSGARTPVAGSTVEEALFPPPE; via the coding sequence GTGACCGGCCACACCGTGCTGCAGCTCCCCGTGCCTCCGCTGGAGGCCTGGGTCCGCGAGCGCACCCGCTCCTACGACGCCGGGTTCGTCTCCGCCGACCCGCGATTCGGCCACGCGCACGTGACGGCCCTGGCCCCCTTCGCCCCTGCGCCGTCGGCGAGCGACCTGGCCGAGGTGGGACGGATCGCGGCAGCGAGCGCGCCGATGACGATCCGGCTGGCCGACCTCGGGCAGTTCCCGAACGGCATCATCCACCTGCGGCCCGAGCCGGACGGCCCCCTGCGTGACCTGACCGAGGCCCTGGTCGCGGCCTTCCCGGACTTCCCGCCGTACGAAGGGAGGTTCGGCCCCCGCGTCGATCCGCACCTGACGCTGGACGCGGCCTCGGCGACGGTCTCCCTCGAGAGCACCCGTGCGCTGCTCGGTGACGTGGTGCCGGCGACGTGCACGCTCACGCAGCTGCAGCTCGCGTGGTGGGAGTCCGGCCGGTGCCGCGTGCTGCACGAGTGGCCGCTGGGACGGTCCGGGGCGCGCACGCCCGTTGCCGGGAGCACCGTCGAGGAGGCGCTCTTCCCGCCTCCCGAATAA
- a CDS encoding PRC-barrel domain-containing protein — MSQDSNPTAFDTSVVIRLLDHQIVDEDGRFLGKVDDLAVREDGGDLLVEALMVGITALAPRYPGVLGRWGWAMWRRLSDPAASGAVLVPLEEVLEVRSDIVVTTAARDALLTSFGLENWLRKHLIERIPGARGAGHPTSDDAEEPPWAGDEGIPVPEPGSTGERHRLTELLRMAVVDADGRDLGRISDIEGCAVTRRRDALGTLRLTRLLVGPRAVGSTLGYSTSEQEGPLVIDRFVGALHRKARWHDWSEIADISWAEGRARLDEGGRPPVGQPPTG; from the coding sequence ATGAGCCAGGACTCCAACCCGACGGCCTTCGACACGAGCGTCGTCATCCGACTCCTCGACCACCAGATCGTCGACGAGGACGGCCGCTTCCTCGGCAAGGTCGACGACCTCGCCGTGCGGGAGGACGGTGGGGACCTCCTGGTGGAGGCGCTGATGGTCGGAATCACGGCCCTCGCCCCGCGCTACCCCGGCGTGCTCGGCCGGTGGGGCTGGGCCATGTGGCGGCGACTCAGCGACCCGGCCGCGTCGGGCGCGGTGCTCGTCCCGCTGGAGGAGGTGCTCGAGGTCCGCTCCGACATCGTCGTGACCACCGCCGCCCGAGACGCCCTGCTCACCTCCTTCGGCCTGGAGAACTGGCTACGCAAGCACCTCATCGAGCGCATCCCCGGCGCGCGGGGCGCAGGGCACCCGACGTCCGATGACGCGGAAGAGCCCCCGTGGGCGGGCGATGAAGGCATCCCCGTGCCGGAGCCGGGATCGACGGGCGAGCGCCACCGCCTGACCGAGCTGCTCCGGATGGCGGTCGTCGACGCCGACGGCCGGGACCTGGGGCGGATCAGCGACATCGAGGGATGCGCCGTCACCCGACGCAGGGACGCGCTTGGCACCCTTCGGTTGACGCGGCTCCTCGTCGGTCCCCGCGCCGTCGGCTCGACCCTCGGCTACTCCACCTCGGAGCAGGAGGGGCCCCTCGTCATCGACCGCTTCGTGGGGGCGTTGCACCGCAAGGCCCGGTGGCACGACTGGAGCGAGATCGCCGACATCTCGTGGGCCGAGGGTCGCGCCCGTCTGGACGAAGGGGGGCGGCCCCCGGTTGGGCAGCCGCCGACCGGGTAG
- a CDS encoding zinc-dependent alcohol dehydrogenase — protein sequence MKAVTWQSHNSVEVTDVPDPRIEQPTDAIVRVTSTAICGSDLHLYGVLGPFLSPGDVLGHEAMGVVEEVGPDTGDLKVGDRVVVPFNISCGRCWMCERGLQSQCETTQVTEQGMGASLFGFSSLYGSVPGGQAEYLRVPQAQYGPVRIPDTGPDQRYLYLSDVLPTAWQAAQYAEIGEGDTVLVLGLGPIGQMATRSAKVQGAGRVIGVDRVDERLAMAAAHDVETLDLRTVEDLGDAVRDLTQGRGADRVIDAVGMEAHGNPIAETVIKATTRTPKPLARAAMKTVGIDRLEALHSAIDCVRRGGTISLSGVYGGMVSPMPLLTMFDKQVTMRMGQANVRRWTDELLETVSRDEDVFDVEGLATHHLPLAEAPEAYRTFRDKEDGCIKVVLQP from the coding sequence ATGAAGGCCGTGACCTGGCAGTCACACAACTCCGTCGAGGTGACGGACGTCCCCGACCCGCGGATCGAGCAGCCGACCGACGCCATCGTCCGCGTCACCTCGACCGCCATCTGCGGCTCGGACCTGCACCTCTACGGCGTGCTCGGCCCCTTCCTCTCACCGGGGGACGTGCTCGGCCACGAGGCCATGGGCGTCGTCGAGGAGGTCGGCCCCGACACGGGCGACCTGAAGGTGGGGGATCGTGTCGTCGTGCCCTTCAACATCTCCTGCGGGCGCTGCTGGATGTGCGAGCGGGGACTGCAGTCCCAGTGCGAGACCACCCAGGTGACCGAGCAGGGCATGGGCGCCTCCCTCTTCGGGTTCAGCAGCCTCTACGGCTCGGTCCCGGGAGGCCAGGCCGAGTACCTGCGGGTCCCGCAGGCCCAGTACGGTCCCGTCCGCATCCCGGACACCGGGCCGGACCAGCGTTACCTGTACCTGTCTGACGTCCTCCCGACCGCGTGGCAGGCCGCGCAGTACGCGGAGATCGGCGAGGGCGACACCGTCCTCGTGCTCGGTCTCGGACCGATCGGCCAGATGGCCACCCGCTCCGCGAAGGTCCAGGGGGCCGGCCGCGTCATCGGGGTCGACCGGGTCGACGAGCGCCTGGCGATGGCCGCGGCCCACGACGTGGAGACGCTCGATCTGCGCACCGTGGAGGACCTCGGTGACGCCGTGCGGGACCTCACGCAGGGCCGCGGCGCCGACCGGGTCATCGACGCCGTCGGCATGGAGGCGCACGGCAACCCCATCGCCGAGACGGTCATCAAGGCGACGACACGCACCCCGAAGCCGCTGGCCCGCGCGGCCATGAAGACCGTGGGCATCGACCGCCTCGAGGCCCTGCACAGTGCCATCGACTGCGTCCGGCGTGGCGGCACGATCTCGCTCAGTGGCGTCTACGGCGGCATGGTGAGCCCGATGCCGCTGCTGACGATGTTCGACAAGCAGGTGACGATGCGGATGGGTCAGGCCAACGTGCGGCGCTGGACCGACGAGCTGCTGGAGACGGTCTCCCGCGACGAGGACGTCTTCGACGTCGAGGGCCTGGCCACCCACCACCTGCCGCTCGCCGAAGCGCCCGAGGCCTACCGCACCTTCCGGGACAAGGAGGACGGCTGCATCAAGGTGGTCCTCCAGCCCTGA
- a CDS encoding putative transporter small subunit, which produces MSITALTIYILMWPAIVAVILAVICTGFVREMRSARRKGEDLI; this is translated from the coding sequence ATGTCCATCACCGCACTGACCATCTACATCCTCATGTGGCCGGCGATCGTCGCCGTCATCCTGGCCGTCATCTGCACCGGCTTCGTGCGCGAGATGCGCTCCGCGAGGCGGAAGGGCGAAGACCTCATCTGA